TATGAGGTGTACGTCCCCTTTAAGAGAACCATGGCACCGCTCAAGTCGAGGCAGACATTTTTCAAtgcaagattttttttcttgcataaattatgttcatgacGTAGTGCAAGAGGACAATTTGGGGACAATTTTGTCCGAGTTTCCAGCTCTGGGGGGATTCCGGGAGACACCTGGAGGATTCCTGATGGTGTGAACTGTTGTAGAAAGGCCACCGTCATTAAATATTAAGGCAGAGGAGATCCTAACATTGCAGCCCTCCTTATCAATGCAAATACCTCTCTTTTGTGTGCAGTCACAGCGCCTGTCTGGAAGCTGAGATGAATTTCTAATGATGTGTGACTGAAACAAACTGTGACAGGGAGCCTTTTAAGAGCGGCGGATTACGGAAAGTAAGCTGCATTTCCGCGGTAAGTTGCATATAATAACCGCACTGTGTTGAAGCTCGCTGCTGGCACGGAGCAGCGAAATGGCGAAAGGAAATGAGTTTTGGTTAATATGCAATGCTCGTAATTAgcataatttatatatttatgataAAGAGAGGGAAATGCATAAAATGTGGGCTCTCGGCACGGCTTGACAGGATTTCCCTCGGCTCTGAATGGTGCTCGTCCTCAAAAAAGTGCCTTTTATTGGCCAGGATGGGGGTGGGGTGCCCATCAACAGCCGCTGAAGTTTTGACAGGTCCTCATCTCTCTGGGGGATTTGCTGCAAGAAACGCACCATCTTGAGCCTTTTTGGACTTACAGGCCCCATTAAACAGTCAGTCTGCAGTGACTAAAATGGCCAGGAATAAAAAATATCAACatctcgttttttttttaaagcagcagttccaAACAAGtacaaatgcaacaaaaatcAAGAGATCTCTATCTTTCTAGATGCatgatcattttaaaaagcttgTGATAATTGCATAATGAGTATTTGTTCATGTAGAATGCCAGCAAGACATTGTCTGAGGTGGTGCAGCAGCCATGAACTCCCAGGATCCTCCTGCCAAAGATGCCCCGCTCACTGTCAATGAGCAGGTAAAAGCTCACCTGTTTATCCGAAGCCTTTTCCAGCAACACTTCCATGTAATAGTattccccttgaactttttccacattttctcacagCACAGCCACGAATGTCTGTAGTATTTATGATGTATTTTCTTTGGATATTGTGGGATTGACTAACAAAAAGTAACACATAACTGTAAAGGTGAAGGTAAATTATGCCtagttttaaatcaaaaatctcaaaagtgtcacctgcatttgtattaagccaCTCTGACTCAAacctttgtagaaccaccattCACTGGAATAACAGCTGCAATTCTTTTAAAGTATGTCTACTAGCGCTCCACATCTTGAGGCTGAAAATTTCGTTTGTTCTTCTTGGAAAAATAGCTCCAATTCGCTTCAATTGGATGGAGAGGATTTGTGCATATTAAtttttagggctgcacggtggtgcagtcggtagcactgttgccttgcagcaaaaaggtcctgggttcaattcccaaccaggggtctttctgcatggagtttgcatgttctccctcccacagtccaaagacatgcctgttaggttaattggtaactctaaattgcccttaggtgtatgaatgagtgtttgcatggttgtttgtgtgttgccctgcgatggactggcgacctgtccagggtgtaccctgcctctcgcaacccactatggaataagcggtagaaactgaCTAATTTTTAAGTCTCGCCACTGATCAGTTGGTTTtatgtctagactttgactgggccattccaacatgTACTTATACTGTCATCTAAATTAAGGCTCCGCAATATTGTCATCACATTAATGTTTGCAGTATTAGAATCACAAAAGGACTTCTTGGGTGTAATATTTAGTTGGATATATTTTACGTGCCATGCTCTCACACTCTGCATGCCAATTATATGCTGCATCTGCCCAATTGGATGGTCTTTAACTTCCCTTGAAGCACATGACATGTATGTTTAGTGATCATAAACCCTATCAGGAAATTATGGGTGAATTGTAACAATGGAACATGTGGCTGAATCATAACCAATATCATCATTGGCAATATTCAGAAATGGTAttgaaactacatgttttcctgatatcaTGTAGCCCAAACCTAATCCAGTCCATGGCTgtattgtcctgctggaggatGACCATCCTCTCCAGTCTCCCCAGGTGAACTTCTGCCTtatgcagcctctaacagatttacTTCCAGGACTGGCCTATTTTTAGCTCCCTCCATTTTCAAATCAACTCTGAACAGGTTCTTGCCGAGGCAAACCATCCCAACATTATGATGCtaacaccaccatgtttctctgTGGAGTTAGTCTGTCTGGGGTAGTGTTTCCCACTGCAAATAGTGCAGACCAGAATGTTTAgctttatctgaccagagcaacttcttTGATACATTTTCTGTGCAATGCAAACAGGATTTCTTATGACAATTGGTTAAACACAGTTTTGATTACATATATTTGTTTACACACTTCACATTTTAAGCAGTGGACAGAAgtaataattttccttccacttcccaaTTATGTTCTACATTTTGTTGGtctgacataaaatcccaattaaatatgttgaagtttgtggttgtattgaGAAAAGTGTGAATCATTTccaggagtataaatacttaTTTAATGGACTGTATGATTACAGTTAGCCAAACCTGGCAGTTTCCCATACCTTCAAGTTCCTGTAATCCCTGCTCCTGTAATCCCCTCATGCAGTATTTTACCCCATCACAATAAAACATAGCTATCTGCCGCACAGCTGGCCACAGGACCCAGAGACTGCCTAATAATACCTGCTACTCTATGCTTCAGAGATTATCAGTGTTTAAACTGCCATGCTTATTAATACTTTTTGTGGGTTTCTCACCTGTAATGCTCTGTGCAGACATAGCCAGCAAGCCAAAGCAATGCTGTTCACAAATGCACAAAGAACTGTGTTGCTTGAGCTTCTTGTTGGCTGATGTTCTCTTTGTCATTTCGGTGAACTCATACGCCTTTTTacgttagttttgtttttgtttggttcaTCTTGTCCTAACGTGCTCGGCTTCTCTGTCCTCCGTAGCCATTCACTGTCTGACAGCAGAAGTATtttttcagccatttaaatCCTGCACTTTGAAATTCCCCTGCCAGGGACAACCAGGTACGCATTACCCCTCTCTCTCCCTGCGTTGTGTCTCCTCTGCATCCTGTCTTCCAACCACCTTGCTGTCTCTGCTAGGTCTTTCATCATTTCACTCCATGAATCATCAACTATAAGTCAGCACTGGGTTTAGACCATGCAGGCAGCGGGTGAGAATAACTAATGTTGGCACACTTACactgccttgcagaagtatgcatacctcttgaacattttgtcaggtttcagccacaaatttcaatgtatgttattgggattttatttgatagaccaacaaaaagtagaaTGTGCAGAAAAAATTATATATgggttttattcattttttaataaaaaaaaaaaatctgaaaagtgcagcaTGCATTAGTATTCAGACATTGGTTTGTTACCTCTAATTTTAAAAGccgctgttctgtaaaggccccaaaggtttatttatagaatattagtgaacaaacatcatcgGGAGAACACATCCGACAGGTCAGGGTTATAGTTTTGACAAAGCTTAAACCAGGGTTGGGTTATAAACAACATTCCAATCTTTTAACAGTAaggcacaactacaaacctagcAAGACAGAACTGTTAAGCTAAACTAACGGGCCGGACAAAGAGAGCAATATTTAGAGAAACACATTAAATACGCCATTCTCACCTTGAAACACGATGGTTTCAGCATGATGCTATGGCGATGCATTTCTTCTCTAGGAACAGAGAAATTGGTCCTTTGATGGGGAGATGGTTGGAGCAAAATACAGAACAATGTTGGGAGAAAAtatgttggaggctgcaaaagacttgtcCTTTCATCAGGAATCATACAGCCAGAAACTTACTGGAGTGGTTCTAATCAAAGCAAACtcatgtgctagaatggcctagtGAAAGTCCAGATCTGAATCTAATTGAGATTCTGTGATGAGTGAAAAATTCATGTTTACAGAAGCTCACCatacaatctgactgagcttgagatgtTATGCAATCAACAATGGGCAAAGTGAGcgctggttctacaaagtattgtctCAGAGGACcaaaatctcaaaatgtttaagaggtataaatatttttgcaagaacCTGTGTATgatttgtttcagtttaataatAGTTTAATAGTTAGTTCTCATGTCTTAAATTCTCATCCTGTTTGAAAATTATTTGGTGGACCATGCAGGATTCTAATCACATCATAATTTGCTCCTTGCTACTGCAGGTTATTGTCATGTCTGGTCATGAGACTATTCGTGTACTAGAAGTTGAGGTTGATGCATCTCTGCCATCATTAGCACCTGATGGGAAGAGTGAAGGCAAAGCTGAGGAGTCAATAACTCAGGGTGCAGAGAATGCTGAGGCCGCCAGCACCCAGGATAGCCCCACCGTGCCCCTCAGCACTGGTGAAGCAGGTAAATCACTGTTACACCGGAGGGTGACGGATAACAGGCAACTCATTTCTCATACATGACAGAATTGTGTtgtgaaatgtaaataacaATTCAAACATCTGTTGGCTGTTCTACTGCAGGGATTGGTGAGCAGCAGGTGGCGTCTGTTGATGTTTTGGCTCCTGCTCTCCAAACAGTGAATCCTGCTGTTCCCTTCAGCGTGTCCCTATCCCAGCCCCAGGCCACCATGCCCTTTACTGTACACGGCTGTCCACAGGTACTAACTGTGACAATAGAGACATGCCATCATTTCtacacattttctttattatgtAAGGTTTGTCCCATCAAGATCATGGATCTCATTTGCAAAGGAAACCTGGCAAAGGTGGCATCAACAAAATTCaaacacaaagaacagaaaacaacatAGTAAATTAAATAGCAAAGATATGTCCAGAAACACTTGCACGCCGTTAGCCTAGAGTCCAGGGTTGTGACCCAGGCTTTGAGTTCATCCAGGGTTACTGAGCTTTTTCAGGTGAAGTTTTGTCAGAAAACTTTTCCAGGTGTACCCAAAAAATCCCAAAGGCTttgtttttagttcagtttttacCCTGGGAGACATGGTTTATAAAATGACCATTCAATGAAGAATGTAATTTCCTTGTTTCCATACCAAAAAGGGTGATAAATAAGAGAGAATCTTAGAAGAATGGTTTTATGACCACAtacacaaaactgaagtaacAAGCATATAGAGTTGACAGGTTTATGTTAATAATATACAGCAATGACGAGTGAGAAATCTGCAGTTTGGAAGATATCTCAGTGCTTCGTGATATAGATTATCCCTTATGTAAAGACAATCAGTAGATGCATTCATGTACAGCATGTCTTCAGAGTCacagacaaataaatgttatattcTACCAGtttcaattttaaattaaaagaaattagtGAAACACTCGTTCACTCATCAATAATTAAACACTTTAGCCAAAATAGAGTTTGAAGATGGGTCTATAGTTACACTACAATGCCGAAGGTGTTCACTCACCCACCGCAGTAATTGATTTCAGGTGTTCTAAGCATTTCCATGGCCACAGATGTCTAACATCAAGCAATTAAGCATGTTATACAAACATCCCTGGAACTCAGTGAAACCCAGCGTGGTACCAAGATAGGATGCCATGTTTCCAAAAAGTCCTTTTGTGagatttccttcctcctaaataTTCCAGTCAACTTTTTGTGGTATTATAACAAAGTGGAAGCGATTGGGAATAACAGCTACTCAGCCATAAAGTGGTAGGTCATGTAAAATCACAGAGCAGGGGTGCCAAGTGTGGAGAGGTCACCATGTTTTTGCAGACCTTTGAATTTCATGTGGCCCTCAGACAAGCTCAAGAACAGTGTGCAGAGAACTTCATGTTGCATCCAACCCTTACATCACGCCTATGTGTTCTCTGCAGGGGTGAATCAGGCCTCTGTCTGTGAATTCAGTGGACGAGTCTGGGTATGGTAGTTGCCATTTTTGTCAAGAACTTGGTTGACTGCATTGTTACAAGTGCAAAGTTTGGTGCAAAGGAGATTATGGAGTAGAGTTATTTTTCAAGAGATTGTATTGGCTTCTCACTTCAAGTGGGAGTAACTCTTAATGGTTCACCATATCAAGACAGTTTGGACAATTTCATTCTCCtaaggtccataaagacattaGTGAATGAGTCTATTCAGGAAGAACTCGAATtgacctgcacagagtcctgacatCGACCCTATAAAACACTTTTAGGATGATTAGAGCACACGCTGTGAGCCATGGTTTCTCATTCAATGTCAGCATCTGACCGCACAAATTTGCTTCTGGCAGATTGGTCAAAAATTCCCATTAAACACAAAACCTCGTTAAAGCTGTTCTAGCTGTAATGGGTGCAGTGATACCATTAAAATCCACCACTATGGATTAGGAATTAGATCCCACTGGAGTTCATGTGTGCGAAGGTTGATGAGCAAATACTTTTGACAATATAGTGTATTTAAAACTCCTGAATCCACTCTTTTCAAGAGGACAATGACGATGGCTGATTTTCACTCTTTGGAAATTTCAGTGGGGGAttgttaaattaaaactttGTATATCTATGAATTCAGATGTCACTTTAGAAAGCCAGGATCAGGTATTCCATATCTATCCATATTCATCATTTTTCAAGGAAACAAAAATTGTGGTCATTTGAGATTGAGGCAAATGTATGATTGGATAGAGGAGGAAGAAAATGATAATATAAAGATAATATAAAACCCTTAGATAATGTAAAATGACTTAAAAAAGGCATCATCACAATCGTTCTAAGTTGGGTTCAAGTCTAACATACTCTATACATTATTATTTGGATGAAGATAATTGTCTCTTCAAAATGAAACCAGTTTATTGAGAAGACATATTGCAACATCTAGAGTAATTTTCTTGTACAGGCCTAAAAGTCAATAGAAATCATTTTGCCCTTCTGTGTTCTACAACACCAGGTTCTGACACAGGAAAGTCTGGCCACTTTAATGACTGGTATGATGGCTCAGACGGGGTCACTGGGCCAACCCTTGCTTATCCCCTTCAACATGGCCGGTTCCATCACCGGCCAGGGCGGCTTAGCTGTTCTCACTCTGCCAACCACCAACGTAGCCACTCTCCCCGGCCTCACAGCAGCTAACTCAGCGGGAAACCTCCTCAAACTGCCCTTTGCTGGCCTACAAGGTAAAACACAGTTTTCCTGCTGCTTGTTTCCCTTCTGTCGTCcagaaatgtgtgaacattAGATGTTTTTGGGGGAGTTCTTCGACTTTCCACAAAAGCTGCATAAACCTTTAAATAGTAATGATCTCATTAATTAATAGTTAcatttggtcttttttttttagctgcaaCCGTTTTGAACTCTGTCCAGCCCCAGCTGCAGACAAATACACAGACAATGTTCCAGTCTCAAGCAGCATCTATGCAGCCGGTCCAGACAGCTATGCAGCAGGTGCCTCCTCAGCAAACACGGGTTACCAACGCACCGGTCCCTTCTGCTCAGTCAACAGTTGCCCAGATGACCTCTGTTGCCAACACTGTCTCTCAGCCCAGCATATCTGTGGCAGCACTTCAGACAGCAGGACTGTCCTTTAACCCGGCCATTGTAGGGCTCCAAGAGTCTTTTTTTGCTCACGCGTCACTTTTCACAGCTCGCCTGTTTGCCTGTCATCTTTAACACATAcattgtttgtttatatgtttagATCAGTGCTGCTTCGTTGGGTGCACAGCCTCAGTTCCTCAGTTCTCTCACATCAACCCCGATCATCAACAGCACCATGCCCAGTATGGCTGGCATCACCAGCCAGATAATCACAAATGCCCAGGGGCAGGTAGGTTCCATTAACACTGCGATATAATGAGAGATTCAATTCTATTAGTTAGATGTACTTTTGGTCCTCCTTATGTTTACCTCATCTGAACCAATACCAGTATACTGCCAAAAGGCTGTTTGAACAGTATCTATAGTTGGCTAATATATTTTCCCAAGTGCCATGCAATCATGcatattagaaatatatttggCAAATCAGAAGattaatttcaattcagttttatttgtatagcgccaattcacagcacatgttgtctcaaggcacttcacaacagtcaggtacatacattccaattaatcctaatcattgaacagtgcagtcagattcagttatttattcaaattggataaaatatttttctgtctaaggaaacctagcagattgcatccagtcagtgacttgcagcattcactcctccaggatgagcatgtagagacaatggacagtcactggcgttgactttgcagcaatccctcatactgagaatgcatgtagcgacagtggagaggaaaaactcccttttaacaggaagaaacctccagcagaaccaggctcagtatgagtggccatctgccacgacccactgggggtttgagagaacagagcagagacacaaagagaacaaagaagcactgatccaggagtactttctatgggaaggaaaggtaaatgttaatggatgtagctcctttagtcgtttcacctagaaagaaagaacagataaactctgagccagttttcaaggttagagtctgaaagagagcacatataattagttacagtaaaagctcagtcaatttccatgtctaggagagagaaagggttaaacactaaaagacagggctatgtggatcattggtagagggtgagcattaagttgttaccagcagaagcttagatgatgcccctctccagaaaggtgtcacaggtagacacagagtcaggccaggtgtagcttctaggaagagaaaagagagaacaaagttaaaagctgaaataacagcaaataatgcaaaattggagagtagtgtgagaatgtagtgaagagggtgaaagtggtccttatgtcctccagcagcctaagcctatagcagcataactacacagatagtttcagttcagattatttagttaaacggtgcttatttacaacaatgtcgtctcaaggaaccccacaaagggtcccactgatggtcattgttatactaaaaaccacaatgattgggatacctccctctgtcagactgattataaccactggaaaagagaaggggtcatacaggtagcagaaatggagggtgtgtttgcaactcaaccataactgagccggtttagactaaacctgactcccccttactccaaccaatagggagggaggaaggctccctccctga
This DNA window, taken from Girardinichthys multiradiatus isolate DD_20200921_A chromosome 1, DD_fGirMul_XY1, whole genome shotgun sequence, encodes the following:
- the pou6f1 gene encoding POU domain, class 6, transcription factor 1 isoform X3; this encodes MSGHETIRVLEVEVDASLPSLAPDGKSEGKAEESITQGAENAEAASTQDSPTVPLSTGEAGIGEQQVASVDVLAPALQTVNPAVPFSVSLSQPQATMPFTVHGCPQVLTQESLATLMTGMMAQTGSLGQPLLIPFNMAGSITGQGGLAVLTLPTTNVATLPGLTAANSAGNLLKLPFAGLQAATVLNSVQPQLQTNTQTMFQSQAASMQPVQTAMQQVPPQQTRVTNAPVPSAQSTVAQMTSVANTVSQPSISVAALQTAGLSFNPAIISAASLGAQPQFLSSLTSTPIINSTMPSMAGITSQIITNAQGQVIGTFPLLVNPASLAGGAAAPTLPLQGLQVQTIAPQLLLNTQGQIIATVGNGPAAVATSAAVLPKTTAPPTLTIPSTQASVTSVTQSPVVIAPQPSSMKTSTTLASTAPIPSGEMAKVGQLVSKPQQAVSSEEGINLEEIREFAKNFKIRRLSLGLTQTQVGQALTATEGPAYSQSAICRFEKLDITPKSAQKLKPVLEKWLAEAEHWNQKGQQNLMEFVGGEPSKKRKRRTSFTPQAIEVLNSYFEKNALPTGQEITEIARELNYDREVVRVWFCNRRQTLKNTSKINVFQV
- the pou6f1 gene encoding POU domain, class 6, transcription factor 1 isoform X2; this translates as MNSQDPPAKDAPLTVNEQVIVMSGHETIRVLEVEVDASLPSLAPDGKSEGKAEESITQGAENAEAASTQDSPTVPLSTGEAGIGEQQVASVDVLAPALQTVNPAVPFSVSLSQPQATMPFTVHGCPQVLTQESLATLMTGMMAQTGSLGQPLLIPFNMAGSITGQGGLAVLTLPTTNVATLPGLTAANSAGNLLKLPFAGLQAATVLNSVQPQLQTNTQTMFQSQAASMQPVQTAMQQVPPQQTRVTNAPVPSAQSTVAQMTSVANTVSQPSISVAALQTAGLSFNPAIISAASLGAQPQFLSSLTSTPIINSTMPSMAGITSQIITNAQGQVIGTFPLLVNPASLAGGAAAPTLPLQGLQVQTIAPQLLLNTQGQIIATVGNGPAAVATSAAVLPKTTAPPTLTIPSTQPSSMKTSTTLASTAPIPSGEMAKVGQLVSKPQQAVSSEEGINLEEIREFAKNFKIRRLSLGLTQTQVGQALTATEGPAYSQSAICRFEKLDITPKSAQKLKPVLEKWLAEAEHWNQKGQQNLMEFVGGEPSKKRKRRTSFTPQAIEVLNSYFEKNALPTGQEITEIARELNYDREVVRVWFCNRRQTLKNTSKINVFQV
- the pou6f1 gene encoding POU domain, class 6, transcription factor 1 isoform X1 yields the protein MNSQDPPAKDAPLTVNEQVIVMSGHETIRVLEVEVDASLPSLAPDGKSEGKAEESITQGAENAEAASTQDSPTVPLSTGEAGIGEQQVASVDVLAPALQTVNPAVPFSVSLSQPQATMPFTVHGCPQVLTQESLATLMTGMMAQTGSLGQPLLIPFNMAGSITGQGGLAVLTLPTTNVATLPGLTAANSAGNLLKLPFAGLQAATVLNSVQPQLQTNTQTMFQSQAASMQPVQTAMQQVPPQQTRVTNAPVPSAQSTVAQMTSVANTVSQPSISVAALQTAGLSFNPAIISAASLGAQPQFLSSLTSTPIINSTMPSMAGITSQIITNAQGQVIGTFPLLVNPASLAGGAAAPTLPLQGLQVQTIAPQLLLNTQGQIIATVGNGPAAVATSAAVLPKTTAPPTLTIPSTQASVTSVTQSPVVIAPQPSSMKTSTTLASTAPIPSGEMAKVGQLVSKPQQAVSSEEGINLEEIREFAKNFKIRRLSLGLTQTQVGQALTATEGPAYSQSAICRFEKLDITPKSAQKLKPVLEKWLAEAEHWNQKGQQNLMEFVGGEPSKKRKRRTSFTPQAIEVLNSYFEKNALPTGQEITEIARELNYDREVVRVWFCNRRQTLKNTSKINVFQV
- the pou6f1 gene encoding POU domain, class 6, transcription factor 1 isoform X4; amino-acid sequence: MNSQDPPAKDAPLTVNEQVIVMSGHETIRVLEVEVDASLPSLAPDGKSEGKAEESITQGAENAEAASTQDSPTVPLSTGEAGIGEQQVASVDVLAPALQTVNPAVPFSVSLSQPQATMPFTVHGCPQVLTQESLATLMTGMMAQTGSLGQPLLIPFNMAGSITGQGGLAVLTLPTTNVATLPGLTAANSAGNLLKLPFAGLQAATVLNSVQPQLQTNTQTMFQSQAASMQPVQTAMQQVPPQQTRVTNAPVPSAQSTVAQMTSVANTVSQPSISVAALQTAGLSFNPAIISAASLGAQPQFLSSLTSTPIINSTMPSMAGITSQIITNAQGQVIGTFPLLVNPASLAGGAAAPTLPLQGLQVQTIAPQLLLNTQGQIIATVGNGPAAVATSAAVLPKTTAPPTLTIPSTQASVTSVTQSPVVIAPQPSSMKTSTTLASTAPIPSGEMAKVGQLVSKPQQAVSSEEGINLEEIREFAKNFKIRRLSLGLTQTQVGQALTATEGPAYSQSAICRVCNASDSPSSQPKC